A genomic stretch from Hemicordylus capensis ecotype Gifberg chromosome 1, rHemCap1.1.pri, whole genome shotgun sequence includes:
- the LOC128339608 gene encoding uncharacterized protein LOC128339608: protein MPEPLPAPRMTNDILGEELTEESSMPEPLPAPRMTNDILGEELTEEPSMPEPLPAPNITNDILEEELTADPSMPEYLPAPRITNDILRKVLIEDTSVSGPSILTNTPKEAASVSEPLLEPSMAYNYLQQEAELLKALQHNYVQQQLRVRRISQQFPHSLRAINLQIGLLRTRLICSEVQLQWWEREVPVIQAASRDVPAGPAALLQASGSDSSLSSASLEVASIPRSTSTSSLLLHPSPPPPPSPPPLEPDLSNVKETLQSLVEMQLHQLRDCQRDLRSCQECLQSFKALRGQLRRLRSRLARVEATMGIVVPPRELDVAEEGEGKLKETTVLLFT from the exons atgccagaaccccttccagcacctcgcatgaccaatgacattctgggggaagagctcactgaggaatcctccatgccagaaccccttccagcacctcgcatgaccaatgacattctgggggaagagctcactgaggaaccctccatgccagaaccccttccagcacctaacatcaccaacgacatcctggaggaagagctcactgcggatccctccatgccagaatatcttccagcacctcgtatcaccaatgacatactgaggaaagtgctcattgaggatacCTCAGTGTCAGGTCCTTCCATCCTCACAAacactccaaaggaagcagcttctgtgtcagagcccttactaGAGCCTTCCATGGCTTATAATTATCTTCAGCAAGAAGCAGAACTCCTCAAAGCGTTACAGCATAACTATGTCCAGCAGC aactgagggttcgccgcatttcccaacagttccctcATTCTCTTcgggccatcaacctgcaaattggacTCTTGCGGACAAGGCTCATCTGCAGTGAAGTTCAGCTGCAgtggtgggaaagggaag tgcctgtaatccaagcagcttctcggg atgttcctgcaggccctgctgcacttctccaggcctctgggtctgattcatcattgtcctctgcctcccttgaggttgcctccatcccacgctccacctccacctcttccctcctcctgcatccctctccacctcctcctccttccccacctcctctggaaccggacctcagcaatgtgaaagaaactctgcagagtttggtagagatgCAGCTCCATCAGCTGCGTGAct gccaaagagacctccgcagctgccaggaatgcttacaaagcttcaaggcactgaggggacaattgaggcggctaaggagcagactggccagggtggaagccactatggggatcgtggttcctccaagggagctggacgttgctgaggaaggggaaggcaaattaaaagagacaactgtgctactatttacataa
- the ABHD13 gene encoding protein ABHD13 isoform X2, which yields MEKSWLLWTFIEKWLLTLVSWSWGLCRISLLPLIVTFHLYGGMILPLLIFVSIAGILYKFQDVLLYFPEQPSSSRLYVPMPTGIPHENIFIKTKDGVLLNLILLRFTGDNSSYSPTIIYFHGNAGNIGHRLPNALLMLVNLKVNLLLVDYRGYGKSEGEASEEGIYLDSEAVLDYIMTRSDLDKTKIFLFGRSLGGAVAIHLASENSHRISAIMVENTFLSIPHMASTLFSFLPMRYLPLWCYKNKFLSYRKISHCRMPSLFISGLSDQLIPPVMMKQLYELSPARTKRLAIFPDGTHNDTWQCQGYFTALEQFIKEVIKSHSPEEMAKMSSNVTII from the coding sequence ATGGAAAAATCATGGCTGCTTTGGACTTTCATTGAGAAGTGGCTACTTACCTTGGTGTCGTGGTCCTGGGGTCTTTGCCGTATTTCTCTGTTACCTTTGATAGTAACCTTTCATTTGTATGGAGGCATGATATTACCTCTGTTAATATTTGTATCTATAGCAGGTATTCTGTATAAATTCCAGGATGTGCTGCTTtatttcccagagcagccctctTCATCGCGGCTTTATGTTCCCATGCCTACTGGTATCCCACATGAAAATATCTTCATCAAAACCAAAGATGGCGTGTTGCTCAATCTAATTCTTCTCAGATTCACAGGAGACAATTCCTCATATTCGCCTACTATCATTTATTTCCATGGAAATGCAGGAAACATTGGTCACAGACTTCCAAATGCTTTATTGATGCTGGTGAACTTGAAAGTAAACTTATTGCTGGTTGACTATAGAGGCTATGGAAAAAGTGAAGGAGAAGCAAGTGAAGAAGGTATCTATTTAGATTCTGAGGCTGTGCTAGACTACATAATGACTAGATCTGATCTTGATAAAACAAAAATCTTTCTGTTTGGCCGTTCCTTGGGGGGAGCAGTCGCTATTCACCTAGCATCTGAGAATTCCCATAGGATTTCTGCCATCATGGTGGAGAACACATTCCTTAGCATCCCACATATGGCCAGCACTCTGTTTTCTTTCCTCCCAATGAGGTACCTTCCTTTGTGGTGCTATAAAAACAAGTTTCTGTCCTACAGAAAAATATCTCATTGCAGAATGCCTTCACTCTTCATCTCTGGGCTCTCTGACCAGTTGATTCCTCCCGTTATGATGAAGCAGCTTTATGAACTTTCTCCTGCTCGGACTAAAAGATTGGCAATATTTCCAGATGGAACTCATAATGATACTTGGCAGTGCCAAGGCTACTTTACTGCACTTGAACAGTTCATCAAAGAAGTGATAAAAAGTCACTCCCCTGAAGAAATGGCAAAAATGTCATCTAATGTAACAATAATATAA
- the ABHD13 gene encoding protein ABHD13 isoform X1, with the protein MVAWLSGFIWTKGSVTTIMEKSWLLWTFIEKWLLTLVSWSWGLCRISLLPLIVTFHLYGGMILPLLIFVSIAGILYKFQDVLLYFPEQPSSSRLYVPMPTGIPHENIFIKTKDGVLLNLILLRFTGDNSSYSPTIIYFHGNAGNIGHRLPNALLMLVNLKVNLLLVDYRGYGKSEGEASEEGIYLDSEAVLDYIMTRSDLDKTKIFLFGRSLGGAVAIHLASENSHRISAIMVENTFLSIPHMASTLFSFLPMRYLPLWCYKNKFLSYRKISHCRMPSLFISGLSDQLIPPVMMKQLYELSPARTKRLAIFPDGTHNDTWQCQGYFTALEQFIKEVIKSHSPEEMAKMSSNVTII; encoded by the coding sequence GATTCATATGGACTAAAGGTTCAGTAACGACTATAATGGAAAAATCATGGCTGCTTTGGACTTTCATTGAGAAGTGGCTACTTACCTTGGTGTCGTGGTCCTGGGGTCTTTGCCGTATTTCTCTGTTACCTTTGATAGTAACCTTTCATTTGTATGGAGGCATGATATTACCTCTGTTAATATTTGTATCTATAGCAGGTATTCTGTATAAATTCCAGGATGTGCTGCTTtatttcccagagcagccctctTCATCGCGGCTTTATGTTCCCATGCCTACTGGTATCCCACATGAAAATATCTTCATCAAAACCAAAGATGGCGTGTTGCTCAATCTAATTCTTCTCAGATTCACAGGAGACAATTCCTCATATTCGCCTACTATCATTTATTTCCATGGAAATGCAGGAAACATTGGTCACAGACTTCCAAATGCTTTATTGATGCTGGTGAACTTGAAAGTAAACTTATTGCTGGTTGACTATAGAGGCTATGGAAAAAGTGAAGGAGAAGCAAGTGAAGAAGGTATCTATTTAGATTCTGAGGCTGTGCTAGACTACATAATGACTAGATCTGATCTTGATAAAACAAAAATCTTTCTGTTTGGCCGTTCCTTGGGGGGAGCAGTCGCTATTCACCTAGCATCTGAGAATTCCCATAGGATTTCTGCCATCATGGTGGAGAACACATTCCTTAGCATCCCACATATGGCCAGCACTCTGTTTTCTTTCCTCCCAATGAGGTACCTTCCTTTGTGGTGCTATAAAAACAAGTTTCTGTCCTACAGAAAAATATCTCATTGCAGAATGCCTTCACTCTTCATCTCTGGGCTCTCTGACCAGTTGATTCCTCCCGTTATGATGAAGCAGCTTTATGAACTTTCTCCTGCTCGGACTAAAAGATTGGCAATATTTCCAGATGGAACTCATAATGATACTTGGCAGTGCCAAGGCTACTTTACTGCACTTGAACAGTTCATCAAAGAAGTGATAAAAAGTCACTCCCCTGAAGAAATGGCAAAAATGTCATCTAATGTAACAATAATATAA